The DNA window TCCGTCTCTGCCGCATCTGGCCGATATGGAACAACAAGGTACGCTCATCTTCATACCTTTTGGCGGCGGGCATGTACGCGCCTGGATGCATCGGCTCGCTCCGCTGGGCAAGCCGGAATTCCACCTGTACGACCACGAGTTACCTCCGGAGACCGATCATCGGCGCGAGGCTGCGGAAGCGATCAATCGCCGCACGCATTGTCAGGCAGTCCTGACAGGCAAACGCAGCCTGGAAAACTATCTGCATCCCGAGGCGATTCGCACCGCTGGTGAAATCGAAGTCGACTTTGACGACTTCGACGCCGCGGCCGAGATGGTTGCCCAGCAACTCCATCTGCGCAGCCTTGTTGAAACACCCTGGGAACTTCTCTCCCGCCGCGCCCGCAACCGTCTGACCCATCGGGCCAAACGCTGGCTCAACACGAAAGTGGCTGACCAGATGACGGTCGATCTGCTGCGCGAGCGCGACACCGAAGGCGAAATCGCCTCGTGGCTGAAGGCAATCGGTCGCCTGGCGGACGGCCAGTGATAACCAGCGTGAGCCCCTCACTTCTACTTCCCAACAACAAGGAATCAACCATGACGCTTTCAGAGCGGCTGGCGGAGAACGTGCGCGCGTGCTTCGCCGGCATTTGGATTCAGAGCTTAGAACACGAGGACGCGCTACTGGAAATCGCGCGGCTGTGCCACAGCGAGCAATGGAAGATGGCAACCTGGGATATCGACCTGGGATTGCGGCTACCGGGCGGCACGGACAGCGACACCACTGATATGGCAGGATCCGATCCGCTGGCCGCAGTCCGAGCATTGAGTGCGATGTCGGACGACGCAACTCCGTCGCTGTTGGTGCTCGTCAACTTCCATCGGTTTCTGAACTCGGCCGAGGTTGTTCAGGCCGTAGCCCGGCAAATTGTGCAGGGCAAGAATAACCGCACGTTCGTCGTGATTCTGTCCCCAGTGGTACAGATTCCGACGGAGTTAGAAAAACTGATCGTCTGCATCGAACACGAGATGCCCGATCGCGATCAAATCGAAGAGATCGCCCGCGGCGTGGCCACCGAGGAAGGCGAATTGCCCGACGGAGCGGACTTGGAGCGTGTGCTCGACGCGGCTTGCGGACTCACGCGCTACGAAGCCGAAGGAGCTTTCAGTCTTTCGCTGGTACGGCATGGACACGTCGAACCGTCATCGATCTGGGAACTCAAGTCGCAGACGCTGACCAAAAGCGGTCTGCTTTCCCTGCACCGCGGGCGCGAATCATTCGCCGATCTCGGGGGACTCGAATCGTTGAAGGCATTTTGCCTGCGCGCGATGCGACCACACCAAGGCAGCACACGGGCACTCAAGCCGCGAGGCGTGTTGCTACTGGGCGTGCCGGGCACAGGCAAGAGCGCGCTTTGCAAAGCGCTCGGCAATGAGACTGGCAGGCCGACGCTGACGCTCGACGTCGGCGCCTTGATGGGTTCGCTTGTCGGCCAAACCGAAGAACGCACGCGACGGGCGCTGCGCATCGTCGATGCCATGCAACCGGCCGTGGTCTTCGTCGATGAAGTCGAAAAGGCACTCAGCGGCGTGGCCGGCTCCGGCCAAACCGATAGCGGCGTTTCGGCACGGATGTTTGGTTCGTTGCTCTCGTGGCTCAACGATCATGAGTCGGATGTGTTCGTCGTTTGCACGGCGAACGATGTCACGAAACTGCCGCCGGAGTTCTGTCGCGCGGAACGCTTTGACGGTTTGTTCTTTCTCGACTTGCCCAGCAAGGAACAGAAGCGAACCATCTGGCGAATGTATCTCGATCTGTTCGGCATCGAGGCCGATCAGCGTCTACCCGACGATCAATTGTGGACCGGCGCAGAGATTCGCGCCTGTTGTCGTCTCGCGGCTTTGCTCGACGTGCCGCTGGTGCAGGCTGCCCAGAATATTGTGCCGGTTGCGGTCACAGCAGCCGAATCGGTCGATCAATTGCGGAACTGGGCCAGCGGTCGCTGCCTGTCGGCAGACAAGTCAGGCATCTACACCAACACGAGCGGCTCACCAGGCAAGTCGCGGCGGAAGATTCCCCGCGATCCCAGTGTCAACTAACCACACATCAATCATATCGGAGAGGCCATGACAGCAACTTCAACTACACAACCACCCACGCACAGCACCAGCCCCGCCAATCGGATGCGGGCGACCATGTGCGCCACACGCGTCAGCTTCACCTGGTTCGGCACACGGAAAACACTTTCCACTGTGCAAAAGGCCCAGGCGGCCGAATCATTCGGCGCAGAAGGCGAGTTTCTCAGCGCCGGCAAGAAACTGCTTGATACCAAGCACCCGCGGTTCAAGGCCGTGACTTCAGTTCGGAGTCGCACGCGTGCCTACTGGACGTCGCTCAGTTTGCCCTATCCGGAGCCGGGTATTCGTCTGCTGCGGCAAGACGCACTCGAAACGTTTCAGGATCAGATGAACGTCTTCAAGGACGAACTCGACGAAGCCGTAGCCCGCCTTAACGAGCGATATGCCGCGCTCAAAGAGGCGGCGCAGGAGCGGCTGGGCAGTTTGTACAACGAAGCTGACTATCCGGCATCGCTCGCGGGGATGTTCGATGTCTCGTGGGACTTTCCTAGCGTCGAACCGCCATCGTATCTGCAGCAGCTGAATCCGGAATTGTACGAGCAAGAGTGCCGCCGCGTTCAGGCCCGTTTTGACGAAGCCGTGCAGATGGCCGAGCAGGCATTCATCGAGGAGTTGTCGCAACTTGTGTCGCATCTCACCGAGCGGTTGGGCGGTCACGAAGACGGCAAACCCAAGATTTTCCGCGACACAGCGGTGGAAAACCTGCGTGAGTTCTTCGAACGCTTTCGCGCACTGAATGTGCGATCCAACGATCAGCTCGACTCGCTCGTCTCCCAGTGTCGTCAGGTCGTCGATGGCGTCCAGCCACAGGAACTGCGCGACAATGGCGGTTTGCGTCAGCAAGTTGCCACGCAGCTTTCCGGCGTCCAATCGGTGCTGGACGGACTTCTCGTCGATCGACCGCGGCGGCGGATCATTCGTTCGCCCAAGTGAGGACATGGCTATGCAACGTCTGATCTGCCCCGACGGCACGATCCGCTGCGTCTACGCCGAAACCATCGACCTCGCCTCAATCGGGCACGTTTCCATTTCTCGTGGTTCACACGTCGAGCCCGATCCAGACGGTCCTTGGTTCGCTGATCTGGCCCCGGTAGGCGGGCCACGGCTCGGCCCATTTGCTCGCCGAAGCGATGCCCTCAACGCGGAGTCCGAGTGGTTGCACACTCACTGGCTTTTTCCACCGCTCGACTGACCGTCGTCAACGACAACACGTTATCCGTTTTGCCCCGGCCGCTCAGGCAACTGTACCTGCGCGGTCGGGGCTTTTTTCGTTTCCCGATCCTAAACAGGAGTACTTTCCATGAAACAAGCCGATCTTGACCGCGCCGTCGCCCGCGCCACGGGCGAAACCGTTTCCACCATCAAACGCCTCGGGTTTCTGCTCGCCGAACCGGACGACTGTCTCGATCCCGAGTCCGAGGAACATGGACCCTACGTCATCGACTGGGACGAATTGGAAGCCCAGCGTCACGAAGAAGGCACGCGGAGGCCGCGCAATGAACCGGCCGTCGCTTGAGCAACAACGTGAGCTTCGCGATGTCGCCGTGACCGATGACTCCGTTGCCCTCAATGTTTATTCGAGCTTGCTAAAGCACGTGCGCGGTGGCCAACGACGAGGAGGGCGCGAAGTCAAGACCGCCTCGCGCCGTCGAAAGCGACGACGGCCGGTGCGGCAACCGACTTGATGTCAACGATATCGATTTCCCATTCAACACAACAAAGGACACATATGAAGATTCTGGTCATCAACAACGACGGTGGCGGATTCGCTGACTACGTGGACGTCGCCGACGGCACGACAGTCGCCCAACTGTTCGAGCGTCAAATCGGCTCCACCAAGCCGAGTCACTATCTGATCCGCGTCAATCGTCAGCCGTGCCCGGGAGATCAAGTTTTGCGTGAAGGCGATCGCATCTCCATCACGCCGACGAAGATCGAGGGCGCGAACTCGTAGCCACATACCGTCCGCGCGCCACCGAGCCTCAGTGCTCGGTGGCGCCGCGGGTGGTGTTCACTTTGGAGTGACGAACTATGACGCGACAACAAAAACTGCTCATGCGGATGGCGATCGCGATCCATGAGCGGCTCCACTCGAAAACTACACACGACAAATCCGTCGCGCTGCCAACGGCAGCATGGCAACAATGCGAAACGCTGAACCACAAATTGCGGAAGGCCACACAGCACGGTTGGAGCCTGGCTGCGAATCGACTGAATCACGACCTGCGTTCGGCTGTCGAGCGACTTCGCATTGAGATTGCGGAACTCGACCACAAGCTTCGACC is part of the Lignipirellula cremea genome and encodes:
- a CDS encoding ATP-dependent endonuclease codes for the protein MRILLVVEGTNDIEFLRRISGLLHAHDPSLPHLADMEQQGTLIFIPFGGGHVRAWMHRLAPLGKPEFHLYDHELPPETDHRREAAEAINRRTHCQAVLTGKRSLENYLHPEAIRTAGEIEVDFDDFDAAAEMVAQQLHLRSLVETPWELLSRRARNRLTHRAKRWLNTKVADQMTVDLLRERDTEGEIASWLKAIGRLADGQ
- a CDS encoding MoaD/ThiS family protein; protein product: MKILVINNDGGGFADYVDVADGTTVAQLFERQIGSTKPSHYLIRVNRQPCPGDQVLREGDRISITPTKIEGANS
- a CDS encoding AAA family ATPase, whose translation is MTLSERLAENVRACFAGIWIQSLEHEDALLEIARLCHSEQWKMATWDIDLGLRLPGGTDSDTTDMAGSDPLAAVRALSAMSDDATPSLLVLVNFHRFLNSAEVVQAVARQIVQGKNNRTFVVILSPVVQIPTELEKLIVCIEHEMPDRDQIEEIARGVATEEGELPDGADLERVLDAACGLTRYEAEGAFSLSLVRHGHVEPSSIWELKSQTLTKSGLLSLHRGRESFADLGGLESLKAFCLRAMRPHQGSTRALKPRGVLLLGVPGTGKSALCKALGNETGRPTLTLDVGALMGSLVGQTEERTRRALRIVDAMQPAVVFVDEVEKALSGVAGSGQTDSGVSARMFGSLLSWLNDHESDVFVVCTANDVTKLPPEFCRAERFDGLFFLDLPSKEQKRTIWRMYLDLFGIEADQRLPDDQLWTGAEIRACCRLAALLDVPLVQAAQNIVPVAVTAAESVDQLRNWASGRCLSADKSGIYTNTSGSPGKSRRKIPRDPSVN